In one window of Canis lupus baileyi chromosome 34, mCanLup2.hap1, whole genome shotgun sequence DNA:
- the METTL5 gene encoding rRNA N(6)-adenosine-methyltransferase METTL5 isoform X3: protein MLYTIHNTYDDIENKVVADLGCGCGVLSIGTAMLGAGLCVGFDIDEDALEVFNRNVEEFELTNVDMVQCDVRSLSNRMSKSFDTVIMNPPFGTKNNKGTDMAFLKTALEMARTAVYSLHKSSTRDHIQKKATEWKIKIDIIAELRYDLPASYKFHKKKSVSLWILAYLHSVLKNFSISNYLQCYQLA, encoded by the exons ATGCTCTATACAATCCATAATACATATGATGACATTGAAAATAAAGTGGTTGCAGATCTAGGATGTGGTTGTGGAGTTCTTAGCATCGGAACTGCAATGTTAGGAGCAGG ATTGTGTGTTGGATTTGACATAGATGAAGATGCATTGGAAGTATTTAATAGGAATGTGGAAGAGTTTGAGTTAACAAATGTTGACATGGTTCAATGTGATGTGCGCTCATTATCTAACAGAATGTCAAAGTCATTTGATACAGTAATTATGAATCCTCCCTTTGGgaccaaaaataataaag GGACAGATATGGCATTTCTGAAGACTGCTTTGGAAATGGCAAGAACAGCAGTATACTCTTTACACAAATCCTCTACTAGAGAT CATATTCAAAAGAAAGCTACAGAATGGAAAATCAAGATAGATATTATTGCAG AGCTACGATACGACCTGCCAGCATCATACaaatttcataaaaagaaatccGTAAGTCTCTGGATTCTGGCTTATCTGCATTCAGTACTGAAGAACTTTTCAATAAGTAACTATTTACAATGTTATCAACTTGCCTGA
- the METTL5 gene encoding rRNA N(6)-adenosine-methyltransferase METTL5 isoform X1 yields MKKLKLKELESRLQQVDGFEKPKLLLEQYPTRPHIAACMLYTIHNTYDDIENKVVADLGCGCGVLSIGTAMLGAGLCVGFDIDEDALEVFNRNVEEFELTNVDMVQCDVRSLSNRMSKSFDTVIMNPPFGTKNNKGTDMAFLKTALEMARTAVYSLHKSSTRDHIQKKATEWKIKIDIIAELRYDLPASYKFHKKKSVSLWILAYLHSVLKNFSISNYLQCYQLA; encoded by the exons atgaagaaattaaagcttAAGGAACTAGAAAGTCGCCTGCAACAAGTGGATGGATTCGAAAAGCCCAAGCTGCTTCTAGAACAGTATCCAACCAGGCCGCACATTGCAG CATGTATGCTCTATACAATCCATAATACATATGATGACATTGAAAATAAAGTGGTTGCAGATCTAGGATGTGGTTGTGGAGTTCTTAGCATCGGAACTGCAATGTTAGGAGCAGG ATTGTGTGTTGGATTTGACATAGATGAAGATGCATTGGAAGTATTTAATAGGAATGTGGAAGAGTTTGAGTTAACAAATGTTGACATGGTTCAATGTGATGTGCGCTCATTATCTAACAGAATGTCAAAGTCATTTGATACAGTAATTATGAATCCTCCCTTTGGgaccaaaaataataaag GGACAGATATGGCATTTCTGAAGACTGCTTTGGAAATGGCAAGAACAGCAGTATACTCTTTACACAAATCCTCTACTAGAGAT CATATTCAAAAGAAAGCTACAGAATGGAAAATCAAGATAGATATTATTGCAG AGCTACGATACGACCTGCCAGCATCATACaaatttcataaaaagaaatccGTAAGTCTCTGGATTCTGGCTTATCTGCATTCAGTACTGAAGAACTTTTCAATAAGTAACTATTTACAATGTTATCAACTTGCCTGA
- the METTL5 gene encoding rRNA N(6)-adenosine-methyltransferase METTL5 isoform X2: MKKLKLKELESRLQQVDGFEKPKLLLEQYPTRPHIAACMLYTIHNTYDDIENKVVADLGCGCGVLSIGTAMLGAGLCVGFDIDEDALEVFNRNVEEFELTNVDMVQCDVRSLSNRMSKSFDTVIMNPPFGTKNNKGTDMAFLKTALEMARTAVYSLHKSSTRDHIQKKATEWKIKIDIIAELRYDLPASYKFHKKKSVDIEVDLIRFSF, from the exons atgaagaaattaaagcttAAGGAACTAGAAAGTCGCCTGCAACAAGTGGATGGATTCGAAAAGCCCAAGCTGCTTCTAGAACAGTATCCAACCAGGCCGCACATTGCAG CATGTATGCTCTATACAATCCATAATACATATGATGACATTGAAAATAAAGTGGTTGCAGATCTAGGATGTGGTTGTGGAGTTCTTAGCATCGGAACTGCAATGTTAGGAGCAGG ATTGTGTGTTGGATTTGACATAGATGAAGATGCATTGGAAGTATTTAATAGGAATGTGGAAGAGTTTGAGTTAACAAATGTTGACATGGTTCAATGTGATGTGCGCTCATTATCTAACAGAATGTCAAAGTCATTTGATACAGTAATTATGAATCCTCCCTTTGGgaccaaaaataataaag GGACAGATATGGCATTTCTGAAGACTGCTTTGGAAATGGCAAGAACAGCAGTATACTCTTTACACAAATCCTCTACTAGAGAT CATATTCAAAAGAAAGCTACAGAATGGAAAATCAAGATAGATATTATTGCAG AGCTACGATACGACCTGCCAGCATCATACaaatttcataaaaagaaatcc GTTGATATTGAAGTGGACCTAATtcggttttctttttaa
- the METTL5 gene encoding rRNA N(6)-adenosine-methyltransferase METTL5 isoform X4 — protein sequence MKKLKLKELESRLQQVDGFEKPKLLLEQYPTRPHIAACMLYTIHNTYDDIENKVVADLGCGCGVLSIGTAMLGAGLCVGFDIDEDALEVFNRNVEEFELTNVDMVQCDVRSLSNRMSKSFDTVIMNPPFGTKNNKGTDMAFLKTALEMARTAVYSLHKSSTRDSYDTTCQHHTNFIKRNPLILKWT from the exons atgaagaaattaaagcttAAGGAACTAGAAAGTCGCCTGCAACAAGTGGATGGATTCGAAAAGCCCAAGCTGCTTCTAGAACAGTATCCAACCAGGCCGCACATTGCAG CATGTATGCTCTATACAATCCATAATACATATGATGACATTGAAAATAAAGTGGTTGCAGATCTAGGATGTGGTTGTGGAGTTCTTAGCATCGGAACTGCAATGTTAGGAGCAGG ATTGTGTGTTGGATTTGACATAGATGAAGATGCATTGGAAGTATTTAATAGGAATGTGGAAGAGTTTGAGTTAACAAATGTTGACATGGTTCAATGTGATGTGCGCTCATTATCTAACAGAATGTCAAAGTCATTTGATACAGTAATTATGAATCCTCCCTTTGGgaccaaaaataataaag GGACAGATATGGCATTTCTGAAGACTGCTTTGGAAATGGCAAGAACAGCAGTATACTCTTTACACAAATCCTCTACTAGAGAT AGCTACGATACGACCTGCCAGCATCATACaaatttcataaaaagaaatcc GTTGATATTGAAGTGGACCTAA
- the SSB gene encoding lupus La protein, with the protein MAENGDNEKMAALEAKICHQIEYYFGDFNLPRDKFLKEQIKLDEGWVPLEIMIKFNRLNRLTTDFNVIVEALSKSKAELMEISEDKTKIRRSPSKPLPEVTDEYKNDVKNRSVYIKGFPTDATLDDIKEWLEDKGQVLNIQMRRTLHKAFKGSIFAVFDSIESARKFVDTPDQKYKDTDLLILFKEDYFAKKNEERKQNKVEAKLRAKQEQEEKQKLAESAEIKSLEEKIGCLLKFSGDLDDQTCREDLHILFSSHGEIKWIDFVRGAKEGIILFKEKAKEALDKAKDANNGNLQLRNKEVTWEVLEGDVEKEALKKIIEDQQESLNKWKSKGRRFKGKGKGNKAAQTGSAKGKVQFQGKKTKFDSDEEHDQNGASGPVKRAREETDKEEQPTPKQQKTENGAGDQ; encoded by the exons ATGGCCGAAAATGGTGATAATGAAAAAATGGCTGCTCTCGAGGCTAAAATCTGTCATCAGATTGAG TATTATTTTGGTGACTTCAACTTGCCACGagacaaatttttaaaggaacagaTCAAACTGGATGAAGGCTGGGTGCCTTTGGAGataatgataaaattcaatag GTTAAACCGTCTAACAACAGACTTTAATGTAATAGTAGAAGCACTGAGCAAATCAAAGGCTGAACTCATGGAAATAAGTGAAGATAAAACTAAAATTAGAAGATCTCCAAGCAAACCCCTCCCTGAAGTGACTGATGAATATAAGAATGATGTAAAAAACAGATCTGTTTATATT AAAGGCTTCCCAACTGATGCAACCCTTGATGACATAAAAGAATGGTTAGAAGATAAAGGTCAAGTACTAAATATTCAGATGAGAAGAACATTACACAAAGCATTTAAG GGATCAATATTTGCTGTGTTTGATAGTATTGAATCTGCTAGGAAGTTTGTCGACACCCCTGACCagaaatataaagacacagaccTGCTAATACTTTTCAA GGAAGATTACTTTgccaaaaaaaatgaagaaagaaagcaaaataaagtagAAGCTAAATTACGAGCTAAACA agagcaagaggaaaaacaaaagttagcAGAAAGTGCTGAAATA AAATCTCTAGAAGAAAAGATTGGCTGCTTGCTGAAATTTTCAGGAGACTTAGATGATCAGACCTGTAGAGAAGATTTGCACATCCTTTTCTCAAGTCATGGTGAAATAAAATGGATAGACTTTGTCAGAGGAGCAAAAGAG GGGATaattctatttaaagaaaaagctaAGGAAGCACTGGATAAAGCCAAAGATGCAAATAATGGAAACCTACAATTAAGGAACAAAGAAGTGACGTGGGAAGTACTAGAAGGAGATGTGGAAAAGGAAGcactgaaaaaaatcatagaagatcAACAAGAATCTCTAAACAAATGGAAATCAAAAG GTCGCAgatttaaaggaaaaggaaaggggaatAAAGCTGCCCAGACTGGGTCTGCTAAAGGAAAAGTACAGTTTCAGGGCAAGAAAACTAAATTTGATAGTGATGAAGAACACGATCAGAATGGTGCATCTG GACCAGTaaaaagagcaagagaggaaACAGACAAAGAAGAACAACCTAcaccaaaacaacagaaaacagaaaatggtgCTGGAGACCAGTAA